TTTAATTATAAGACACACACTTaataacaatttcttttttatttaaaaaagttGCAAAGCCAGCAAAGCCAGCTAATGTGAAcaggtcttttttcttctaataggGATGCCTCCAAACACATGAAACCGAACAAAACCTGAACAgcttacacaaaaaaaaaaaaatcagtcttttttaattttattaagcTAACCTCAATAAAAACTGTTACTGACTAATGCAGATAGCactgaagtttttctgtttgaacCGTTTGCGTGGTCAGTCGACCAGCACTTACAGTTGTATTTGATGCAAAGTCAGGGGACACgaattaaagcaaacaaaaaaaaaaaaaaaagaaaaaacaaagcattagaAATCCATGCTTTTATACCTTGCTGTAAAATATTCAATGTCCTCCACAATTTCAGGGCTCTTCTCTGCCACAAGAAGTAGGCACAATACATTTCTCGTATCTTAACCATACAGATATTTCAACCCAGAGCTAAACACCCCAACTAGGTATTATTTACAACCGTTGATGGAAACCGTTTCTTCTTCAACTTCTAGTAATTAAAAACGTAAAAACAACTGTCAATACTGTCAAATCTAGAATGTTTTATTCTAGAgcatcttttcctcctttacaGCAAGCTCAGCTTAACTTTCCTGGGACCAATTGGCCTATCATTCAATTCGTTAATAGCAGCCATCGCTTCCTCATAGTTTGTCATAGCAACAATGGCATCACCCGAAGGCAACCCTTGTTCGTTATACTGTACGGAAACCGACTCCGGTATGACTCTGTAGCCATAGAAAAAATCCAGAATCTCATTAGGAGTCGCTTTAAAAGGTAAATTTTTCAATCGAATAGGAACAACACGGTCagaaccaccaccaccactgaaATTTGGGTCCGGCATAAATCTTCCTTCTGGGAAATTCCCCATTTTATTATTCCCAAACTCCATTCTGCCAAAGTGTTCGCTGTCACCACCAAAATCCATGAGGGGTGGCGGGCCTCTAAAATCCTTAGGAGGGCACATGAAGTTCTCAGGGGGGTGCCTAAATTCAGAAGGATGCCTGAAGTTCCCAGGGGGACCGAACGAGTGCATGGGTGGCCCTTGTGGCGAACCAGGCGGTGAACCAACCGGACGGGAAAGCTCACCTCTGTCATACGCGTGCGAATGCCCCTGCATCTCATTTGGGGCAGAGAACGGAACAGTTACACCAAACTTCTGCATCTGCTCTTCAGATATCAGTCTCAGTAACACCTCCGTTCCCAAGAACCTTCGACGATTtaagttttctgctttcatggCTTGTTCTTCAGATTTAAACTTCACCAAGGcttctcccagcccagctcctttGTCGTCATAGAGCAAGTAAATGTCATCTTCATCGATATCAAATCTCTCAAAGAACTTTTGCACTTCGACTTTTGTCACATCGAATGGAAAATTCCTCACATAAGCACACACCTTAGGGCCAGAATGACCTTCCCGGTAACTTTTTTCTGTCATGGCCTGTCCAGGAAGATCTCTTTCCTGAGATCTTCTCCTCTCGTAAGAATCAATTATTTTCAACATAGACTTCCTTGAAATTGGAAAAATGTAAACGGGACGATTGAGAAGAACCTTTCTATGGCACTCCAAAGCAGCCTGATAATCTCTCTCACTCCTTAACATCACAAAGGCGTCTCTAGTCCTCCTCTGATGCTTGTCCGTTAGAAGCTTGATTTGTTTGCTGCATATATCCAGATCAGGGAAAAAAGCTCTCAAATCTCTCTTCTCCACATTAGTTGAAAGATTCCTTAAGTGTATGTAATATTCCTGGCTGGGAGGTGAACGAGAACGCGTTCTTTGTCTCCTTGGCGATCTCGAATGAGAATGTTTCCTTGCGTGCATGTAGCCCGAACTTCTTGGAGACCGTTCTTTGAAGAAGTGATCCATCTCATTTGGCACGTCTACCCTCCCGCCATACTCAATCCACCGTTCCTCCGTAGTCGGACTGATTTCTATGAACCTCTGCCCCATGTACTGTCTGTGGCGTTTAAGTCCTTCTAAGGCATCACCAGGCGTAGCGAATTTTACCAAGCAATCACCATTGTTTAAACCGTTACGATGCTTTATCAGAATCACCCCGTCCACGCGTATTCCGGAAAGGAACGCGCGCACTGCATCTTCTGTCGCAGAGTACGGTATGCCACGCAGGAATAAGTACAGATCATCTGGGTTAAACGCATGAGAATCCTTTCTTGACTGATAGCTTGATTTAGGCATGCCTACATCACCGTGTCTCGTGCCATTGGCATGGAAACCAGCCTCCGGGTGATTTGGCGGACCGTAACCAGACTTATTTATTCCTTTCGTAATAGCCGCGACTAAATGCGAAATGTCTCCGACACCCGCTGCACCAGAACCATTAGCACCTGTTCGTCTAGACCCAGACAGAGTTTCTCGGCCCCCACGGTCAAATCGTTTCCGGCTCATTTCTATGGTGTTCTGCATCTCCGCCTTGCTGCTGAGAAAGAGCTCTATGCGGGAGTCCTTGATAAACCCTCCTGAACAGCTCATGGCACGCCGTGCATCTTCGTCtgttgcaaaaataataaaagcctcCCCAATTTCTCCTCCAATAATATGCACACCTCCATCGGGAATATTCAATCCCAAGAAGAAACGACGAATATCTGCAGGACCCGCAACAACAGGAAGCCCCTGTAAACGGATGACTACAGCCATGCTGAGCTCAACCCACAGCAAAAATCACCTGCAGACAAAAAGGTACACATGATAGCACGTCTTTAGTACTCAGCTATTACAGTATCTTAACACTTAAGCCTTTTTAATGAATGCCCTTGTCTCAATCAAGAGAGAAGGCACGAAAAAACTCACACGTTCAAAAGAATGGGATTAAAACAAGATTCGCTGAAAGTTGATTAGTCAGAACAATTAAGCTACTCCACCTGCACACGGGCACAAGTCTATCAGTATTCCCTATCCTAAGGGCAACAAAATCCACCTCAGTCACTCCTCACCATCCACGATACCTGAAGAACACCTACAGTCTTTCGTGGCATTGTTGCTGGATGCCAGAGATCTCTGCCCAGTCccaaggaacaaaaaaaaaataatcctgtttgcttttgaaCAGGACATCTGGGAACATAAACACCGAAAATGCTAGAtgataaaaggagaaaggaaaaagaataattgcGACACTGGGAAATGAAGTAATTCACCAACACTGATGACTTTACTGCTTTGACAAGTTGCTCTAACCAGTGATCGGTTCTGTTCAATACCGTACGTTTTCTCAGCGTTCAAAACTGTTGTCTCTTTCATGTAGTCAGAGTATTAATTGCAGCAGCCACATGCACTCAGGAGAGCATATCCTAGTTCCCAGCCACAAGACTGtgagaaaaaaaggctgtgtaCGATCTCGTCACAATACTCAGTGAGAAGTGTTAAGCTTCGGGCAGCTTACCTGTTTCTGCTTGGAAGACCTGATAAATTCTGTAAAATCAACTtaactgtggaaagaaaatgaaacacaattAATGGCTGATATCTGTACTTTGGTTTACAAACTGTGCTACATTGCTGCAGCTCATCCATAGCAGTGGCTAATATTAAAGCCAGGCATGTAACGAAACCACAATCTGGGATAAAATGAAGAACTCCTTCCACGTTCCAACACGTTATGCACTGCATCTTTGTGTTGCCATTTTAGAAGCAAAGGAAATTCAAAAGTTAAGTTGACTTCTGCAAATGATGAAAACACGATGAGGTTATTTGGTCATCGATTGTGCCATACCGAACTGTTGAAATCAAACTGACAGCGAATTGAGGGGAAAACCCTCAATTCTCTGAGTCCTTGAAAGATGCGCAAGTCGATCTCAAGATTACGAAGTGTCCGTTCTTCCAAAATCCACCTGCTTTCAAAGCTCACGAGAGTACGCTACTCACCAGTCCAGCACTGTACTTAATGTCCACAGTGAAGACtatcaaaagaacaaaattaggCAGCAAGGAGAAACTTCAGCAAGTGCTTCAATTCACAAAGCAGAATTCAGTATTTTCCCTAACCGTTAACTGCCTTTCACAAGTAAGAACAAGTACCACTTAATCCACTGACTTGACCACATCCAGATTTTCAACATTATCGTCTAACGTCACACAACACAGAGCACGGTACTCTCTCAGAACAAAGACAAGCTCCCAGAACAACTAACTACATCCCTCTAAAACAACACAAGAGTCCAAGGCCCCGATGACAAGCATTTGTGAATATGCCCTGTACAAAACCCTTGCTCAATAACCGTAAAGCACTAGATCCTGATGCCAAGTTATCTACTGACCACAATAACTAGTCACTCCACTTAAGCCTAGCAAAACGAGAGCAAAGACCAAATTCTGTAACTACCACGTTCTAGGTCACTTCTCCGTCAGCGCTTTGTAAACacaacaaacccaaaccaactGCCTGTTTAATACCTGCACTGAAGACCATCAGCTCTCCGTGTGTTTTTGGGGAGTGTTGACCCCAGCCAGCACCCACACAGTTGATTGTTTACCCCATCCTCACCAgcaggatggggaagaaaatcagaggAAAGGCAAGAAGACTTGTGGGTCAAGGTAAAGAAACTttaataactgaagaaaaaaaaagcaaaacaaaggaaatcaCTCACCACCTCTCACAGGTGGACTGATTCCCAGCCTGCCTCCAAACAATGGCCACCTTAGAAGCCAAAAAGACTCTTCCCCTCcacagaaaccaaacaaaaaccttcttcttcctctaccTCAGTTCGTGTTGCTGAGCATGACGTTACATGGCACGGAACATTtctttggtcagtctgggtcagctgcCCCGGCTGCGTCCCCTCACAACCTCTTGCCTactccctgcctgctggctgcagtggctgagtggggaaaagagagagcCTTGACGCTGGGCAAGGGCTGCGCAGCAATagccaaaacactggtgtgttgTCAACACTGTCCAGCCAccaatccaaaacacagcaccacagcGGCTGCT
The genomic region above belongs to Cygnus atratus isolate AKBS03 ecotype Queensland, Australia chromosome 2, CAtr_DNAZoo_HiC_assembly, whole genome shotgun sequence and contains:
- the RBM12B gene encoding RNA-binding protein 12B; translation: MAVVIRLQGLPVVAGPADIRRFFLGLNIPDGGVHIIGGEIGEAFIIFATDEDARRAMSCSGGFIKDSRIELFLSSKAEMQNTIEMSRKRFDRGGRETLSGSRRTGANGSGAAGVGDISHLVAAITKGINKSGYGPPNHPEAGFHANGTRHGDVGMPKSSYQSRKDSHAFNPDDLYLFLRGIPYSATEDAVRAFLSGIRVDGVILIKHRNGLNNGDCLVKFATPGDALEGLKRHRQYMGQRFIEISPTTEERWIEYGGRVDVPNEMDHFFKERSPRSSGYMHARKHSHSRSPRRQRTRSRSPPSQEYYIHLRNLSTNVEKRDLRAFFPDLDICSKQIKLLTDKHQRRTRDAFVMLRSERDYQAALECHRKVLLNRPVYIFPISRKSMLKIIDSYERRRSQERDLPGQAMTEKSYREGHSGPKVCAYVRNFPFDVTKVEVQKFFERFDIDEDDIYLLYDDKGAGLGEALVKFKSEEQAMKAENLNRRRFLGTEVLLRLISEEQMQKFGVTVPFSAPNEMQGHSHAYDRGELSRPVGSPPGSPQGPPMHSFGPPGNFRHPSEFRHPPENFMCPPKDFRGPPPLMDFGGDSEHFGRMEFGNNKMGNFPEGRFMPDPNFSGGGGSDRVVPIRLKNLPFKATPNEILDFFYGYRVIPESVSVQYNEQGLPSGDAIVAMTNYEEAMAAINELNDRPIGPRKVKLSLL